DNA sequence from the Candidatus Kaistella beijingensis genome:
TGGAAAAGCCGTTATTAAGGTAAAGTTTTACAACAACCAATTCATCAACGTGGATATTGAGACTGAACCTTTGGAAGGCGTTTTGAGACATGCAGATTTCATCACGCTGCACGTTCCTGCACAGAACAGTGGATCGATGATTGGTGAAAAAGAATTTGAACTGATGAAAGACGGAGTAGCAATTGTAAACTGTTCAAGAGGCGGCGTTATTGATGAGGAAGCGTTGATTTCAGCTTTGGATTCGGGGAAAGTTGCTTTTGCCGGTTTGGATGTGTTCATCAACGAACCAACACCTTCAAAGGAAATTTTGAGCCACCCAAAAATTTCGTTAACTCCACATACCGGTGCTTCAACGGTGGAAGCGCAGGATCGAATTGGGATTTCTTTGGCAGATCAGATTTGCTCTATTTTGCAAGTTCATTAAACATTGAAATTTATGTATAAAAAAAACCGAACTCAAGTTCGGGTTTTTTTGATATTTGAAGATTATTTCTTTTTCAATTCGTCTCTGATTTCCATCAACAATGCATCAGTTGAAGATGGTCCTGCATCTGCAACAGGCTCTTCTTTTTTCATTTTGTTCGCACCTTTAATCAACCAGAAAAGTACCATCGCGATACACAGGAAGCTGATGATTGCTGAAAGGAAGTTACCATAAGCAACACCGTTCCATGTTAATTTTGCGATATTTTCAGCACCTGCAGCTTTGAGGGCTGGGTTTAGAAGAAGTGGCGTAATAACATCTTCCACCAAAGAAGTAACGATTTTGCCAAACGCAGCTCCGATGATCACACCGACTGCCAAATCTATTACGTTTCCTTTGAACGCAAATTCTTTAAATTCTTTTACAAATCCCATAATTTATATTTTTAATGTTTTACGGAACAAAAGTAGGAAAT
Encoded proteins:
- the mscL gene encoding large conductance mechanosensitive channel protein MscL, which codes for MGFVKEFKEFAFKGNVIDLAVGVIIGAAFGKIVTSLVEDVITPLLLNPALKAAGAENIAKLTWNGVAYGNFLSAIISFLCIAMVLFWLIKGANKMKKEEPVADAGPSSTDALLMEIRDELKKK